From a single Streptomyces liliifuscus genomic region:
- a CDS encoding ABC transporter permease: MDTFAYLTRRVLQALVVILIVTVVVFCLLHALPGGPAHGILGPQATAQQIAAFNHEQGLDRSLPVQYLYYLRTLVHGDLGTSYTLNEGVLQLIEQRLPKTLVLTVLSALVGLLLAIPLGMWQAVRRNRPVDYVVTTLSFVAYATPVYFLGLVLVLVFTQWLNWFPSQAPQGETLADVFAQPNALVLPVVAGAASMVAVFSRYMRAATLENLQEDYVRTARAGGSRPRAILWRHVFRNSLTPVIAMLGYYVPVLFGGALVVEQLFNYPGMGLLFWSAAQSSDYPVLLGCVLVISVATVVGTLLADVVQRIIDPRVKAGRT, from the coding sequence ATGGATACCTTCGCTTACTTGACCCGCCGGGTCCTGCAGGCCCTCGTGGTGATCCTCATCGTCACGGTCGTGGTCTTCTGCCTGCTGCACGCGCTGCCCGGGGGTCCCGCACACGGGATCCTCGGCCCGCAGGCGACGGCCCAGCAGATCGCCGCCTTCAACCACGAGCAGGGCCTGGACCGTTCGCTGCCCGTCCAGTACCTCTACTACCTGCGCACGCTGGTCCACGGCGACCTCGGCACCTCGTACACGCTCAACGAGGGGGTCCTCCAGCTCATCGAGCAGCGACTGCCCAAGACGCTCGTCCTGACCGTGCTGTCCGCGCTCGTCGGGCTGCTGCTGGCGATCCCGCTCGGCATGTGGCAGGCCGTGCGGCGCAACAGGCCGGTGGACTACGTCGTCACCACGCTGAGCTTCGTGGCGTACGCGACTCCCGTGTACTTCCTGGGACTTGTGCTGGTGCTCGTGTTCACGCAGTGGCTGAACTGGTTCCCCTCGCAGGCACCCCAGGGCGAGACGCTCGCGGACGTGTTCGCACAGCCCAACGCCCTGGTGCTGCCGGTGGTCGCGGGGGCCGCGTCGATGGTCGCCGTGTTCAGCCGGTACATGCGGGCGGCGACGCTGGAGAACCTCCAGGAGGACTACGTACGGACCGCGCGGGCCGGCGGTTCGCGGCCGCGCGCGATCCTCTGGCGGCATGTCTTCCGCAACTCCCTCACGCCCGTGATCGCGATGCTCGGCTACTACGTGCCCGTGCTCTTCGGCGGTGCGCTCGTCGTCGAGCAGCTCTTCAACTACCCGGGGATGGGGCTGCTGTTCTGGAGCGCCGCGCAGTCCTCCGACTATCCGGTGCTGCTCGGCTGTGTGCTCGTCATCTCCGTCGCGACCGTCGTCGGCACCCTGCTCGCCGATGTCGTCCAGCGGATCATCGACCCTCGTGTGAAGGCGGGCCGGACATGA
- a CDS encoding peptide ABC transporter substrate-binding protein, producing the protein MSPARTTLVACAVVSAGTLLLAGCSGTNDTSSASPDSIDYALPANFTPNWILPIGTAAHLNTNNRSIADSLWERLVAYDGSTGKIAWNKKASIATAADFASDGKSVKVTLGDRSWSDGKPITSRDVEFWFNLIKANKAEWAGYNPGKAPDNWTSFKTVDDRHFTITFDKAYNSQWMLANEFSEITPLPQHVWDKTDASAQVSDADRTAAGAKKVWTYLNSAAKNISRYDKDSLWKTLSGPYAVKSFATSGKVVLTANKKYDGGEKANIATVNLLPFTTADAEKNALRSGSVDYGYIEATDLDQKDRFTAQGYTVEPWSGWAITYMPYNFNNPAMGAVFKQLYARQAVQRSIDQTSLAKVIFNGTAVPGYGPVPQAQASDFVSQVQKDNPYPFSTSAAKSLLTGHGWEEKGGVMVCTDPGTGASQCGEGVAEGTKFEMQVLSQSGSAVTDNMMSSIQSSLEKTGIKFSIKTAPVNSVLSQTPQCTSGQPICKWQLSFFGTAGSWYFNAFPTGDSLFQTKGGSNFGNYSNPDVDKLITASTTSSSSQAVQDYSAALAKDLPVIWLPAPDYQISVVKNGLGGFSQDSLANFHPAQWKWTK; encoded by the coding sequence ATGTCCCCTGCTCGCACGACGCTCGTCGCCTGTGCCGTCGTCTCGGCGGGCACACTGCTGCTCGCGGGCTGTTCCGGGACGAACGACACGTCGTCCGCGTCCCCCGACTCCATCGACTACGCGCTGCCCGCGAACTTCACCCCGAACTGGATCCTGCCGATCGGTACGGCCGCGCACCTCAACACCAACAACAGGTCCATCGCCGACAGTCTGTGGGAGCGGCTCGTCGCGTACGACGGTTCCACCGGCAAGATCGCCTGGAACAAGAAGGCGTCCATCGCCACGGCCGCCGACTTCGCGTCCGACGGCAAGAGCGTCAAGGTCACGCTGGGCGACCGCAGTTGGAGCGACGGCAAGCCGATCACCTCGCGGGACGTCGAGTTCTGGTTCAACCTCATCAAGGCGAACAAGGCGGAGTGGGCCGGCTACAACCCGGGCAAGGCGCCGGACAACTGGACCTCGTTCAAGACCGTCGACGACCGGCACTTCACGATCACCTTCGACAAGGCCTACAACTCCCAGTGGATGCTGGCCAACGAGTTCAGCGAGATCACTCCGCTGCCGCAGCACGTGTGGGACAAGACGGACGCCTCCGCGCAGGTGTCCGACGCCGACCGGACCGCGGCCGGCGCGAAAAAAGTCTGGACGTATCTGAACTCGGCCGCGAAGAACATCTCCCGCTACGACAAGGACTCGCTGTGGAAGACCCTCAGCGGCCCGTACGCGGTCAAGTCGTTCGCCACGTCCGGCAAGGTCGTACTCACCGCGAACAAGAAGTACGACGGCGGTGAGAAGGCGAACATCGCGACGGTGAACCTGCTGCCCTTCACGACGGCGGACGCCGAGAAGAACGCACTGCGCTCCGGAAGCGTCGACTACGGCTACATCGAGGCCACCGACCTCGACCAGAAGGACCGGTTCACCGCGCAGGGATACACGGTCGAGCCGTGGTCCGGCTGGGCGATCACCTACATGCCGTACAACTTCAACAACCCGGCCATGGGCGCGGTGTTCAAGCAGCTGTACGCGCGTCAGGCGGTCCAGCGGTCGATCGACCAGACGAGCCTGGCGAAGGTCATCTTCAACGGGACGGCCGTGCCCGGCTACGGCCCGGTCCCGCAGGCGCAGGCCTCCGACTTCGTCTCGCAGGTGCAGAAGGACAACCCGTACCCGTTCTCGACGTCCGCGGCCAAGTCGCTGCTGACCGGCCATGGTTGGGAGGAGAAGGGCGGGGTCATGGTCTGTACGGACCCGGGGACCGGTGCCTCGCAGTGCGGTGAAGGCGTCGCCGAGGGAACGAAGTTCGAGATGCAGGTGCTGTCGCAGTCCGGCTCGGCCGTGACCGACAACATGATGAGCTCGATCCAGTCCTCGCTGGAGAAGACCGGCATCAAGTTCTCCATCAAGACCGCGCCCGTCAACTCGGTGCTCTCGCAGACCCCGCAGTGCACCTCGGGCCAGCCGATCTGCAAGTGGCAGCTGTCCTTCTTCGGCACCGCGGGCAGCTGGTACTTCAACGCCTTCCCGACCGGCGACTCGCTGTTCCAGACCAAGGGCGGCTCGAACTTCGGCAACTACTCGAACCCCGACGTCGACAAGCTGATCACCGCGTCCACGACGTCGAGTTCGTCGCAGGCGGTCCAGGACTACAGCGCGGCCCTCGCGAAGGACCTGCCGGTCATCTGGCTGCCGGCGCCCGACTACCAGATCTCCGTCGTCAAGAACGGGCTCGGCGGCTTCTCGCAGGACTCGCTCGCCAACTTCCACCCCGCGCAGTGGAAGTGGACCAAGTGA
- a CDS encoding ABC transporter permease — protein sequence MSAVLQTKAPTLELATGYRLSVRRFARNRLAVAGLLVVVLFLLFCFVGPLVYSTDQTHTHLTQVNLAPSGAHWLGTDAVGHDELGRLMFGGKVSLLVGLAAGLLATVIGTLWGAVAGYAGGWVDAVMMRVVDAGIAIPALFILLVVSAITTPDSLGLILILGFVSWLVPSRLVRAETLTLKSRDYVLTLRAIGGTHGRAIFRHILPNSVSTIVVAATFQVADAILLVAYVSYLGLGVQPPSTDWGGMLSAGLTAAYSGRWWLIVPPGLAIILVVCAFNAVGDGLRDAFDVKGRA from the coding sequence ATGAGTGCCGTACTCCAGACCAAGGCGCCCACGCTGGAGTTGGCGACCGGATACCGCCTCTCCGTGCGGCGGTTCGCGCGCAACAGGCTTGCGGTGGCAGGGCTGTTGGTGGTCGTCCTCTTCCTGCTGTTCTGTTTCGTGGGCCCGTTGGTGTACTCGACCGACCAGACCCACACCCACCTCACCCAGGTGAACCTCGCGCCGAGCGGCGCGCACTGGCTCGGCACCGACGCGGTCGGGCACGACGAGCTGGGGCGGCTGATGTTCGGCGGGAAGGTGTCGCTGCTCGTCGGGCTCGCGGCCGGTCTCCTCGCGACGGTCATCGGGACGCTGTGGGGCGCGGTCGCCGGGTACGCGGGCGGCTGGGTCGACGCGGTCATGATGCGGGTCGTGGACGCCGGGATCGCCATCCCGGCGCTCTTCATCCTGCTCGTCGTCTCGGCGATCACGACCCCGGACTCGCTCGGGCTGATCCTCATCCTGGGATTCGTGTCCTGGCTCGTCCCGTCCCGGCTCGTACGGGCGGAGACGCTCACCCTGAAGAGCCGCGACTACGTGCTGACGCTCCGCGCGATCGGCGGGACGCACGGGCGGGCGATCTTCCGGCACATCCTGCCGAACTCGGTCTCGACGATCGTGGTCGCGGCGACGTTCCAGGTCGCCGACGCGATCCTGCTCGTCGCGTACGTCTCGTATCTCGGACTCGGTGTCCAGCCGCCGTCCACCGACTGGGGCGGAATGCTGTCGGCCGGGCTGACGGCCGCGTACTCCGGGCGCTGGTGGCTGATCGTGCCGCCGGGCCTCGCGATCATCCTCGTCGTGTGCGCGTTCAACGCGGTCGGGGACGGGCTGCGGGACGCGTTCGACGTGAAGGGGCGGGCATGA
- a CDS encoding ROK family transcriptional regulator, with protein MSEKSAGHRRGATGVSSLAESVLELLASGQASTRTELAGLLGAAPSTISLTVGQLLAHGLVAEQGTRSSTGGRPRKVLRLGGSEGFAVAADLGGRHARVGVVLPGGGFTEVSTVPFATAEGPETALPALAETLEALAGRRGRELLRGVGLCLPGPVDVVPGVVTLPSRMPGWNRFPVRDWLEERFGVPAAIENDANCMAVGEHSVQPAERRQSIMVKMGSAIGAGVIADGKLYRGATGAAGEITHVRVEAGHDIPCSCGNTGCLETVASGAALVRILRERGLDVASIEDVVRLASDADPEATRAVRQAGRYLGMVLSANVNFFNPDAVYLGGLLSTLEPFVAAVRSQLYEGCHPLVTKHLVIERASLGADAGLVGAGQFALQRALANALQAVTGAVAPAHH; from the coding sequence ATGTCTGAAAAAAGTGCGGGGCACCGGAGGGGCGCCACGGGCGTCTCCTCGCTGGCCGAGAGCGTCCTCGAACTCCTCGCCTCCGGGCAGGCATCGACCCGCACGGAACTCGCCGGTCTGCTCGGTGCCGCACCCTCGACGATCTCGCTCACGGTCGGCCAGCTCCTGGCGCACGGGCTGGTCGCCGAGCAGGGCACGCGGTCCTCGACCGGCGGGCGACCGCGCAAGGTGCTGCGCCTCGGCGGGAGCGAGGGGTTCGCCGTCGCGGCCGATCTCGGCGGACGGCACGCGCGCGTCGGGGTCGTCCTGCCCGGCGGCGGGTTCACCGAGGTCTCCACCGTGCCGTTCGCGACGGCCGAGGGGCCCGAGACCGCGCTGCCCGCACTCGCCGAGACCCTGGAAGCCCTCGCGGGGCGGCGCGGCCGGGAACTGCTGCGTGGCGTCGGCCTCTGTCTCCCGGGTCCGGTCGACGTCGTGCCGGGCGTCGTCACGCTCCCCTCGCGCATGCCCGGCTGGAACCGCTTCCCCGTCCGGGACTGGCTGGAGGAGCGGTTCGGCGTACCGGCCGCGATCGAGAACGACGCCAACTGCATGGCCGTGGGCGAGCACAGCGTCCAGCCCGCCGAGCGCCGCCAGTCGATCATGGTGAAGATGGGCTCGGCGATCGGCGCGGGCGTCATCGCCGACGGGAAGCTGTACCGCGGCGCGACCGGTGCCGCCGGCGAGATCACCCACGTACGGGTCGAGGCGGGCCACGACATCCCCTGCTCCTGCGGCAACACGGGGTGCCTGGAGACCGTCGCCTCGGGGGCCGCGCTCGTCCGGATCCTGCGCGAGCGGGGCCTGGACGTCGCGTCCATCGAGGACGTCGTACGCCTCGCCTCCGACGCCGACCCGGAGGCCACCCGCGCCGTCCGTCAGGCCGGCCGCTACCTCGGCATGGTCCTGTCCGCGAACGTCAACTTCTTCAACCCCGACGCCGTGTACCTCGGCGGTCTCCTCTCGACGCTCGAACCGTTCGTCGCCGCCGTCCGAAGCCAGTTGTACGAGGGATGCCATCCGCTGGTGACCAAGCACCTGGTGATCGAGCGGGCCAGCCTCGGCGCGGACGCGGGCCTCGTCGGCGCGGGCCAGTTCGCACTCCAACGGGCCCTGGCGAACGCCCTCCAGGCCGTCACCGGCGCCGTAGCCCCCGCCCATCACTGA
- a CDS encoding ROK family protein yields MFAGVDIGGTTTQVVLCTPELAVVDSQEVPTPAAEGGTAMVGAALDALGLLLARVPARLRAVGVGAAGVVDARTGRVLVASDSFHAWAGFEVTATMEAALGVPVFLDNDVNAFLRGEVTKGAVAGERHVLGMTLGTGVGGALWLDGALYEGPHGAAGETGHIPGFGDLPCTCGGRGHLETLASGRSIGARYGERTGLDRSARAVAEAAGRGDPDALAVYEAAGAAVARAILITAGMLDITTFVIGGGVSGAWTLLEPSIRAALTAEPPVSGHPVRVVRAGLGGAAVAVGAASRARTESREPLAPLRPLPEGANTATFRSG; encoded by the coding sequence GTGTTCGCCGGTGTCGACATCGGCGGCACGACCACGCAGGTCGTGCTCTGCACGCCCGAACTCGCCGTCGTGGACAGCCAGGAGGTGCCCACCCCGGCGGCGGAGGGCGGCACGGCGATGGTCGGCGCCGCGCTCGACGCCCTGGGCCTGCTCCTGGCGCGCGTACCGGCCCGGCTGCGCGCGGTCGGCGTGGGCGCGGCCGGTGTGGTCGACGCCCGCACCGGACGCGTCCTCGTGGCCAGCGACTCCTTCCACGCGTGGGCCGGCTTCGAGGTGACGGCGACCATGGAGGCGGCGCTCGGCGTCCCGGTCTTCCTGGACAACGACGTCAACGCGTTCCTGCGCGGCGAGGTGACCAAGGGCGCCGTCGCGGGCGAGCGACACGTACTCGGCATGACCCTCGGCACCGGGGTCGGCGGCGCGCTGTGGCTGGACGGGGCGCTGTACGAGGGGCCGCACGGCGCGGCGGGCGAGACGGGCCACATCCCGGGCTTCGGCGACCTCCCGTGCACCTGCGGCGGCCGCGGCCATCTGGAGACCCTGGCCTCCGGCCGGTCCATCGGCGCCCGGTACGGCGAACGGACCGGGCTCGACCGCAGCGCCCGCGCCGTCGCCGAGGCGGCGGGCCGCGGCGATCCGGACGCACTCGCCGTGTACGAGGCCGCCGGCGCCGCGGTCGCCCGCGCGATCCTGATCACCGCGGGCATGCTGGACATCACGACCTTCGTGATCGGTGGCGGTGTCAGCGGCGCCTGGACTCTCCTGGAGCCCTCGATCCGCGCCGCGCTCACCGCCGAACCCCCCGTCAGCGGCCACCCGGTCCGGGTCGTACGGGCCGGTCTCGGCGGCGCGGCCGTCGCGGTCGGGGCGGCCTCCCGTGCCCGTACGGAATCCCGGGAACCCCTCGCTCCGCTCCGGCCCCTCCCTGAAGGCGCCAACACGGCGACTTTCAGGAGTGGTTGA
- a CDS encoding substrate-binding domain-containing protein, which translates to MNTTPSGPVPAGSARGTALAAAVAAVCLLASGCSGSGGSDTGSDADAAGKASAGGIKVALITHGAPNDAFWELVKKGAQAAAAKDGIDLTYESNPDAKGQADLVRDAIADRVDGIALTLAKPEAMRSAVAAARAAGIPVVGLNSGIDSWKSGGLLQYFGQDESVAGQAVGDKLDALRAKHALCVIHERGNVAVEARCAGVKKTFAGRTEMHYVDGTDMDAVTDSVAAALRQDRTIDEVVMNGAEFALAAVKSVKEAGSKAEVATFDLNKDLVKAVQSGDVQFAVDQQPYLQGYLAVDSFWLYKTNGNVSGGGEEPVLTGPAFVTKQNVATVSKFAANGTR; encoded by the coding sequence ATGAACACGACTCCCTCAGGACCCGTCCCCGCAGGATCCGCACGCGGCACCGCCCTGGCCGCCGCCGTCGCGGCCGTCTGTCTGCTCGCGTCCGGCTGTTCCGGTTCCGGAGGATCGGACACCGGCTCGGACGCCGACGCGGCGGGCAAGGCGAGCGCCGGCGGGATCAAGGTCGCCCTGATCACCCACGGCGCCCCCAACGACGCCTTCTGGGAGCTGGTGAAGAAGGGCGCGCAGGCGGCCGCCGCCAAGGACGGCATCGACCTGACGTACGAGAGCAACCCCGACGCCAAGGGCCAGGCCGACCTGGTGCGGGACGCGATCGCCGACCGGGTCGACGGCATAGCCCTGACCCTGGCCAAGCCGGAGGCCATGAGGAGCGCGGTCGCCGCCGCCAGGGCGGCGGGCATCCCGGTGGTCGGCCTCAACTCCGGTATCGACTCCTGGAAGTCCGGCGGCCTGTTGCAGTACTTCGGCCAGGACGAGAGCGTCGCGGGCCAGGCGGTCGGCGACAAACTCGACGCCCTGCGCGCCAAACACGCCCTGTGCGTCATCCACGAACGGGGCAACGTCGCCGTGGAGGCCCGCTGCGCCGGGGTGAAGAAGACGTTCGCGGGCCGGACCGAGATGCACTACGTGGACGGCACCGACATGGACGCGGTGACCGACTCCGTCGCGGCCGCCCTGCGACAGGACCGGACCATCGACGAAGTCGTCATGAACGGCGCGGAGTTCGCGCTCGCGGCGGTGAAGTCGGTGAAGGAGGCGGGCAGCAAGGCCGAGGTCGCCACCTTCGACCTCAACAAGGACCTGGTGAAGGCCGTGCAGAGCGGGGACGTTCAGTTCGCCGTGGACCAACAGCCCTATCTGCAGGGCTACCTGGCCGTGGACTCGTTCTGGCTCTACAAGACCAACGGCAACGTCAGCGGCGGCGGAGAGGAGCCCGTGCTCACCGGACCGGCCTTCGTCACCAAGCAGAACGTCGCCACGGTCTCGAAGTTCGCGGCCAACGGAACGCGGTGA
- a CDS encoding dipeptide ABC transporter ATP-binding protein, translating to MKGMRTGGILEVEDLGVTFSTETGDVPAVRGVSLHVRPGETLALVGESGSGKSTVALAAMGLLPGNARASGRASVDGTDVVGAAETDLVGLRGRTVSMVFQEPATALDPLTRIGAQIAEVVRNHRPVSAREAAGEAVGLLRRVGIPDPEKRASAYPFQLSGGQRQRVVIAMAIANSPSLLIADEPTTALDVTVQAEILDLLRGLATDSDTGVLLVTHNMGVVADFADRVAVMLDGEIVETGPVEEVLLHPTHEYTQRLLAAVPRLTVAGVDRATVSGPPGGGTAGSGTASSGTAGSAVLGGEAEAPLADARGDGSVGDGAAGAKAVSGGAVSRSAHAQPVAAQPAVHRPSVPQLTVRPPAASRAAVTQSVAPASAHRAPETDAGPHSPAGTPVVELRDVSVRFGRGRQAVQALHGVSLSVRSGETLGLVGESGSGKSTAARVALGLVAPSAGSVSLFGADLRRARGRARRALLSGVGVVLQDPVASLDARMSVAECVAEPLRVHRRGMPAAERRERVAEVLERVRLPRELAGRGPRELSGGQRQRVSLARALVLDPRLLVADEPTSALDVSVQQTVLDVIAELQDELGFACLFVSHDLAVVQQFARRVVVMRAGRVEEEGATATTLTHPETDYTRRLIAAVPVPDPVLQRVRRTERQAALAAAGTEGGA from the coding sequence ATGAAGGGCATGAGGACAGGCGGCATCCTGGAGGTCGAGGACCTCGGGGTGACCTTCTCCACGGAGACGGGTGACGTGCCCGCCGTACGCGGGGTGTCGCTGCACGTACGGCCCGGGGAGACGCTGGCGCTGGTCGGCGAGTCCGGGTCCGGGAAGTCGACGGTCGCGCTCGCCGCGATGGGGCTGCTGCCGGGGAACGCGCGGGCGTCGGGCCGGGCCTCGGTCGACGGCACCGACGTCGTCGGCGCCGCCGAGACCGACCTCGTGGGTTTGCGGGGGCGCACGGTCTCGATGGTGTTCCAGGAGCCCGCGACCGCCCTCGATCCGCTGACCCGGATCGGGGCACAGATCGCGGAGGTCGTACGCAACCACCGGCCGGTCTCCGCCCGCGAAGCCGCCGGAGAGGCGGTCGGGCTGCTGCGCCGGGTCGGAATCCCGGACCCGGAGAAGCGGGCGTCCGCGTACCCCTTCCAACTCTCCGGCGGACAGCGGCAACGCGTGGTCATCGCCATGGCGATCGCGAACTCCCCGAGCCTCCTCATCGCCGACGAGCCGACCACCGCGCTCGACGTCACGGTCCAGGCCGAGATCCTCGACCTGCTCCGAGGCCTCGCGACCGACTCCGACACCGGCGTCCTCCTCGTCACCCACAACATGGGCGTCGTCGCGGACTTCGCGGACCGAGTCGCGGTCATGCTGGACGGGGAGATCGTGGAAACGGGCCCGGTGGAGGAGGTGCTACTGCACCCGACACACGAGTACACACAGCGCCTGCTGGCGGCGGTACCGCGGTTGACTGTGGCGGGGGTGGACCGCGCGACCGTTTCCGGGCCGCCGGGCGGCGGGACGGCGGGCAGCGGGACGGCAAGCAGCGGGACGGCGGGCAGCGCTGTGCTCGGCGGCGAGGCCGAGGCGCCGCTCGCCGATGCCCGGGGCGACGGCTCGGTCGGCGACGGCGCGGCAGGCGCCAAAGCGGTCAGCGGCGGCGCGGTGTCCCGGTCCGCGCACGCTCAGCCCGTGGCTGCTCAGCCCGCAGTCCACCGACCCTCAGTCCCCCAGCTCACAGTCCGTCCACCCGCAGCCTCCCGGGCTGCAGTCACCCAGTCCGTGGCGCCCGCGTCCGCCCACCGCGCCCCAGAAACCGACGCCGGCCCCCACAGCCCCGCCGGAACCCCCGTCGTCGAACTCCGTGACGTCTCCGTCCGGTTCGGGCGGGGACGGCAGGCCGTGCAGGCGCTCCACGGCGTCTCGCTCAGCGTGCGGTCCGGGGAAACCCTGGGGCTCGTCGGGGAGTCGGGGTCCGGGAAGTCGACGGCGGCCCGGGTCGCGCTCGGGCTGGTGGCGCCCTCCGCCGGCTCGGTGTCACTGTTCGGTGCCGACCTCCGGCGGGCCAGGGGACGCGCGCGCCGGGCCCTGCTCTCCGGTGTCGGCGTGGTGTTGCAGGACCCGGTGGCCTCGCTGGACGCGCGGATGAGCGTGGCTGAGTGCGTAGCCGAACCGTTGCGGGTGCACCGCCGAGGCATGCCGGCGGCCGAGCGCCGGGAGCGGGTCGCGGAGGTCCTCGAACGCGTGCGGCTGCCCAGGGAGTTGGCGGGCCGCGGGCCGCGCGAGCTGTCCGGCGGGCAACGGCAGCGGGTGAGTCTCGCCCGGGCACTGGTGCTCGACCCCCGCCTGCTGGTCGCCGACGAACCGACGAGCGCGCTCGACGTCAGCGTGCAGCAGACCGTCCTCGACGTGATCGCCGAGCTCCAGGACGAGCTCGGTTTCGCCTGTCTCTTCGTCTCCCACGACCTCGCGGTCGTCCAGCAGTTCGCGCGGCGCGTCGTCGTCATGCGGGCGGGCCGGGTCGAGGAGGAGGGCGCCACCGCGACCACCCTCACCCACCCGGAGACGGACTACACCCGCCGGCTCATCGCCGCCGTGCCCGTACCCGACCCGGTGCTCCAACGTGTGCGCCGTACCGAACGACAGGCCGCGCTCGCCGCCGCCGGAACGGAGGGCGGGGCGTGA